One region of Pseudomonas alvandae genomic DNA includes:
- the dbpA gene encoding ATP-dependent RNA helicase DbpA has protein sequence MLANLESLGYAQMTPIQAQSLPVILKGMDLIAQAKTGSGKTAAFGIGLLNPINPRYFGCQALVMCPTRELADQVAKEIRRLARAEDNIKVLTLCGGVSFGPQIASLEHGAHIIVGTPGRIQQHLRKGSLVLDGLNTLILDEADRMLDMGFYDAIEDIIQQTPERRQTLLFSATYPVGIKQLASKFMRDPQQVKAEAFHSDAQIEQRFYEISPEERMDAVVKVLAHFRPASCVAFCFTKQQVQETVDHLTSKGISAVGLHGDLEQRDRDQVLAMFANRSTSVLVATDVAARGLDIDALDMVINVELARDSEIHIHRVGRTGRAGEKGIAISLVAPSEAHRAQAIEQLQKSPLSWDQLDNLKPQGGGPLLPAMSTLCIGAGRKDKVRPGDILGALTGEAGIPGAQVGKIAIFDFQAYVAVERGIAKQALQRLNDGKIKGRSLRVRIL, from the coding sequence ATGCTGGCTAACCTCGAATCACTCGGTTATGCCCAGATGACGCCGATCCAGGCGCAAAGCTTGCCGGTGATCCTCAAGGGCATGGACTTGATCGCCCAGGCCAAGACCGGCAGCGGTAAGACTGCCGCCTTCGGCATCGGCCTGCTGAACCCGATCAACCCGCGCTATTTTGGCTGCCAGGCCCTGGTGATGTGCCCGACCCGCGAGCTGGCCGACCAGGTTGCCAAGGAAATCCGCCGCCTGGCCCGCGCCGAAGACAACATCAAGGTCCTGACCCTGTGCGGCGGCGTGTCGTTCGGCCCGCAGATCGCCTCCCTCGAACACGGCGCCCACATCATCGTCGGCACGCCGGGGCGCATCCAGCAGCATCTGCGCAAGGGCTCGCTGGTGCTCGACGGCCTCAATACGCTGATTCTCGACGAAGCCGATCGCATGCTCGACATGGGCTTCTACGACGCCATCGAAGACATCATCCAGCAGACCCCGGAACGCCGCCAGACACTGCTGTTCTCCGCCACCTACCCGGTGGGCATCAAGCAGCTAGCCTCCAAGTTCATGCGTGACCCGCAGCAAGTGAAGGCCGAGGCGTTCCACTCCGACGCGCAGATCGAGCAGCGTTTCTACGAGATCTCGCCCGAGGAGCGCATGGACGCGGTGGTCAAGGTGCTGGCGCATTTCCGTCCCGCCTCGTGCGTGGCGTTCTGCTTCACCAAGCAGCAGGTCCAGGAAACCGTCGACCACCTGACGTCCAAGGGCATCTCGGCCGTCGGCCTGCACGGCGACCTGGAGCAGCGTGACCGCGACCAGGTGCTGGCGATGTTCGCCAACCGCAGCACTTCGGTGCTGGTGGCCACCGACGTGGCGGCCCGCGGCCTGGACATCGATGCCCTGGACATGGTGATCAACGTCGAACTGGCCCGGGATTCGGAAATCCACATCCACCGCGTCGGCCGCACCGGCCGCGCCGGTGAGAAAGGCATCGCCATCAGCCTGGTGGCGCCGTCCGAAGCCCACCGCGCCCAGGCTATCGAGCAACTGCAGAAGTCGCCGCTGAGCTGGGACCAACTGGACAACCTCAAGCCCCAGGGCGGCGGTCCGCTGCTACCAGCGATGAGCACCCTGTGCATCGGCGCCGGGCGCAAGGACAAGGTCCGCCCCGGTGACATCCTTGGTGCCCTGACCGGCGAGGCCGGCATTCCCGGCGCCCAGGTCGGCAAGATCGCGATCTTCGATTTCCAGGCCTACGTGGCCGTGGAACGCGGGATCGCCAAGCAGGCGCTGCAACGCCTGAACGATGGCAAGATCAAGGGTCGGTCGTTGCGGGTGCGGATCCTGTAA
- the betI gene encoding transcriptional regulator BetI, with product MPKVGMQPIRRQQLIEATLQAVDQVGMGDASIALIARLAGVSNGIISHYFQDKNGLIAATAQYLMSVLSENVTARRQALTDSSPRAHLKVIIEGNFDASQVNGPAMKTWLAFWATSMHHPSLHRLQRINDHRLYSNLCCQFRRVLPVDQARSAARGLAALIDGLWLRGALSGDAFDTAQAHQIAYEYMDFQLAKSGMPEHTESLAT from the coding sequence ATGCCCAAGGTCGGTATGCAACCCATCCGCCGCCAGCAATTGATCGAAGCCACCTTGCAGGCGGTCGATCAGGTCGGAATGGGGGACGCCAGCATTGCGCTGATCGCCCGTTTGGCCGGTGTTTCGAACGGCATCATCAGTCACTACTTTCAGGACAAGAATGGCCTGATCGCGGCGACGGCCCAGTACCTGATGAGTGTCCTGAGCGAGAACGTCACCGCGCGTCGCCAAGCGCTGACGGATTCGAGCCCGCGAGCTCACCTGAAGGTGATCATCGAAGGCAACTTCGACGCCAGCCAGGTCAACGGTCCGGCGATGAAAACCTGGTTGGCCTTCTGGGCCACCAGCATGCATCACCCGTCATTGCACAGGTTGCAGCGGATCAACGATCACCGTCTGTATTCCAACCTGTGTTGCCAGTTCCGCCGCGTGTTGCCTGTTGACCAGGCGCGCAGCGCGGCACGGGGCCTGGCCGCGCTGATTGACGGTTTGTGGCTGCGCGGGGCGCTGTCGGGAGACGCATTCGATACCGCCCAGGCACACCAGATCGCTTACGAATACATGGATTTCCAACTGGCCAAGTCAGGAATGCCAGAGCACACAGAATCGCTCGCCACCTGA
- a CDS encoding TldD/PmbA family protein yields the protein MFDFHPQLKQRFAALRTGAEFFSLRYVRESGQHLSVRKNVAEPPSLNRDEGAMLTVRVNGVEAYAATNDLSQAGLQAALERAEQHARRLKPHALLDLREQAVSSDRADYFSPHFDQAFPPLSDCYQLLGDESASVPTDERLVNWQASIGLTQVEQIYLNSAGAELRQAQRFIYPALDVTAFDGHDSQTRTLGRENFGQQGGFDVISRCGLIGAGPRIADQALQLLMAPNTPAGPHDLLLMPDQMMLQIHESIGHPLELDRILGDERNYAGTSFVKTSDFGHLQYGSSLLNVTFDPDIPEELASYSHDDDGSAASKQFLIREGLLLRPLGGALSQFRAGLDGVANSRACGWNRPPIDRMANLNIEPGDQSLEQLIQGIEHGVLMRTNRSWSIDDARNKFQFGCEWGQLIENGELKDVVKNPNYRGISAQFWKSLRAVGDASTSQVLGTPNCGKGEPNQVIRVGHASPACVFSHVDVFGGDA from the coding sequence ATGTTCGACTTCCATCCCCAGCTCAAGCAGCGGTTTGCTGCCTTGCGCACGGGTGCTGAATTCTTTTCCCTGCGTTATGTCCGTGAGTCCGGCCAGCACCTGTCGGTGCGCAAGAACGTCGCCGAACCACCGAGCCTGAACCGCGACGAAGGGGCGATGCTCACCGTGCGGGTCAACGGCGTCGAGGCCTACGCGGCCACCAATGATCTATCCCAGGCCGGCCTGCAAGCGGCACTGGAGCGCGCCGAGCAACACGCTCGTCGGCTCAAGCCCCATGCCTTGCTCGACTTGCGCGAGCAAGCGGTGTCCAGCGACCGTGCCGACTACTTCTCGCCGCATTTCGACCAGGCTTTCCCTCCGCTGAGCGATTGCTACCAACTGCTCGGCGACGAATCGGCTTCGGTGCCCACCGACGAACGCCTGGTGAACTGGCAGGCCAGCATCGGCCTGACCCAGGTCGAGCAGATCTACCTCAACAGTGCCGGCGCTGAGTTGCGCCAGGCCCAACGCTTCATCTACCCGGCCCTGGACGTCACCGCCTTCGACGGCCACGACAGCCAGACCCGCACCCTGGGCCGGGAAAATTTCGGCCAGCAAGGCGGCTTCGATGTGATCAGCCGTTGCGGCCTGATCGGCGCCGGCCCGAGAATCGCCGACCAGGCCCTGCAGTTGCTCATGGCGCCGAATACCCCAGCAGGCCCGCATGACCTGCTGCTGATGCCCGACCAGATGATGCTGCAGATCCACGAATCCATCGGCCATCCGCTGGAACTGGACCGCATCCTCGGGGATGAGCGCAATTACGCCGGTACCAGCTTCGTCAAGACCAGCGATTTCGGCCACTTGCAATATGGCTCCAGCCTGTTGAACGTGACCTTCGACCCGGATATTCCCGAGGAACTGGCGAGCTACAGCCATGACGACGACGGCAGCGCCGCGAGCAAGCAGTTCCTGATTCGTGAAGGGCTGCTGTTGCGTCCATTGGGCGGGGCGCTGTCGCAGTTCCGCGCTGGCCTCGACGGTGTCGCCAACAGCCGCGCCTGCGGTTGGAACCGCCCCCCCATCGATCGCATGGCGAACCTGAACATCGAACCCGGCGACCAATCCCTGGAGCAACTGATCCAGGGCATCGAGCACGGCGTGTTGATGCGCACTAACCGGTCCTGGTCCATCGACGACGCCCGCAACAAGTTCCAGTTCGGTTGCGAATGGGGCCAGTTGATCGAAAACGGTGAGCTCAAGGATGTGGTGAAGAACCCCAACTACCGGGGCATCTCCGCGCAATTCTGGAAGAGCCTGAGAGCGGTGGGCGATGCGAGCACGTCCCAGGTTCTGGGCACGCCGAACTGCGGCAAGGGCGAACCGAACCAGGTCATCCGCGTCGGCCATGCGTCGCCGGCCTGTGTGTTCAGCCATGTCGATGTGTTTGGGGGAGACGCCTGA
- the mdtD gene encoding multidrug transporter subunit MdtD, producing the protein MPNRAPLDAVTARWLPWVVAIAFFMQSLDGTILNTALPAMASDLAENPLRMQGVIIAYMLTVALLIPASGWIADRFGTKKIFFGAILLFSFGSLLCALSSSLSMLIGARVVQGLGGALMLPVGRLVVLRAYPRSELVRIMGFITIPGLLGPLIGPTMGGWMVEYMTWHWIFIINLPVGVIGCYAVWKFIPDLRGSERTRFDGLGFLLFGAAMVLITIAMEGLGELHLPHLRVMLLLFGGMACLAAYWLRAGHVENALFPPSLFKTRTFAVGILGNLFARLGSGALPFLVPLLLQVALGYSPSQAGMSMLPLAAAAMVAKSVARPLIERFGYRIVLTANTLALGVMLASMGLVSEQTPYWLLLAHLAVLGAINSLQFTAMNTVTLIDLDDASASSGNSLLSVVAQLSLSLGVACAGALLGGFTAQVGNDGVETVLGAFQLTFVTVGIMAMLAATIFSQLSREDGRRVKRPDEHIEH; encoded by the coding sequence ATGCCCAACCGCGCTCCCCTCGATGCCGTCACCGCCCGCTGGCTCCCGTGGGTCGTGGCGATTGCCTTTTTCATGCAGTCCCTCGACGGGACCATCCTCAATACCGCCCTGCCCGCCATGGCCAGTGACCTGGCGGAAAACCCGCTGCGCATGCAGGGTGTGATCATTGCCTACATGCTCACCGTGGCGCTGTTGATCCCGGCGTCAGGCTGGATTGCCGACCGCTTCGGCACCAAGAAGATTTTCTTCGGCGCGATCCTGTTGTTCAGCTTCGGCTCCTTGCTCTGCGCCTTGTCCAGTTCGTTGAGCATGCTGATCGGCGCCCGTGTCGTCCAAGGCCTAGGCGGTGCGTTGATGCTGCCGGTGGGCAGGCTGGTGGTATTGCGGGCCTATCCACGCTCGGAGCTCGTGCGAATCATGGGTTTCATCACCATTCCCGGCCTGCTCGGCCCGCTGATCGGCCCGACCATGGGCGGCTGGATGGTGGAATACATGACCTGGCACTGGATTTTCATCATCAACCTGCCGGTGGGTGTGATCGGCTGTTACGCCGTGTGGAAGTTCATCCCGGACCTGCGCGGCAGCGAGCGCACGCGCTTCGATGGCCTGGGCTTTTTGCTGTTCGGCGCGGCGATGGTACTGATCACCATTGCCATGGAAGGCCTGGGTGAATTGCACCTGCCGCACCTGCGGGTGATGTTGCTGCTGTTCGGCGGCATGGCCTGCCTGGCGGCCTATTGGTTGCGGGCCGGGCACGTCGAGAACGCGCTGTTCCCACCGTCGCTGTTCAAGACCCGAACCTTCGCCGTGGGCATCCTCGGCAACCTGTTCGCGCGCCTGGGCAGCGGCGCCCTGCCGTTCCTGGTGCCGTTGTTGTTGCAAGTCGCCTTGGGTTATTCGCCCTCCCAGGCCGGGATGAGCATGCTGCCCCTGGCGGCCGCGGCGATGGTCGCCAAATCGGTCGCCCGGCCATTGATCGAGCGCTTCGGCTATCGCATTGTCCTTACCGCCAATACCCTCGCCCTGGGTGTGATGCTGGCGAGCATGGGGCTGGTCAGCGAACAGACGCCGTACTGGCTGTTGCTGGCGCATCTGGCAGTGCTGGGGGCGATCAACTCGCTACAATTCACCGCGATGAACACCGTGACGCTGATCGACCTGGACGATGCCAGCGCCAGCAGTGGCAACAGCCTGTTGTCGGTGGTGGCGCAACTGTCCCTGAGCCTCGGCGTGGCTTGCGCCGGAGCCTTGCTTGGCGGCTTCACGGCCCAGGTTGGCAACGACGGGGTGGAGACGGTGCTGGGCGCGTTCCAATTGACCTTCGTGACGGTGGGGATCATGGCGATGCTGGCGGCGACGATCTTTTCCCAGTTGTCACGCGAAGACGGGCGACGGGTGAAACGCCCGGATGAGCATATCGAACACTGA
- a CDS encoding TldD/PmbA family protein has translation MNTVNNQAGAFKALVDWLRDALREPEQFTLGYAAESSAFVRFNHGKVRQAGQVQQANVSFKLINDGRHADLQITLSGDTETDLQRLAEGLRQLRETLPLLPVDPYLLLNHNHWHSDNVQAHPLPETEQAVAEITRAAEGLDLVGFYAAGPISRGFASSSGAFGWHQANSFNFDFSLFHENGQAVKASYAGHEWSREGFARRFEQAREQLEFLGRPLRTLPPGEYRAYLAPAALEEIMGMLSWGGFSARAIASKQSPLQKFYAGEAHFSPNVWLTEQVSGSLSPAFSDEGYPRDDLTLIAKGTANTRLVNSRSAAEYGLTANGASSYEYPTALDMKEGHLEQRHILEELGTGLYISNLWYLNYSDQPAARLTGMTRFATFWVENGQIQAPVSTMRFDDSVYSLLGSQLEALTRERELLLSASTYSQRATASMLLPGALVKRLTLTL, from the coding sequence ATGAACACTGTCAATAATCAAGCGGGGGCGTTCAAGGCGTTGGTCGATTGGCTACGCGATGCGCTGCGCGAACCTGAACAATTCACCCTCGGCTACGCCGCCGAGTCTTCGGCCTTCGTGCGCTTCAACCACGGCAAGGTCCGCCAGGCCGGCCAGGTGCAGCAGGCGAATGTCAGTTTCAAATTGATCAACGACGGCCGTCATGCCGATTTGCAGATCACCTTGTCCGGTGACACCGAGACCGACCTGCAACGCTTGGCCGAAGGGCTACGGCAACTGCGCGAAACCTTGCCGCTGTTGCCGGTAGATCCTTACTTGCTGCTCAACCACAATCATTGGCACAGCGACAACGTGCAGGCCCATCCACTGCCCGAAACGGAGCAGGCCGTCGCTGAAATCACCCGCGCCGCCGAAGGCCTGGATCTGGTCGGGTTCTATGCTGCGGGGCCCATCAGCCGCGGTTTCGCCAGTTCTTCAGGGGCATTCGGCTGGCATCAGGCCAACAGTTTCAACTTCGACTTTAGCCTGTTCCATGAGAACGGCCAGGCAGTGAAAGCCAGCTACGCCGGGCATGAATGGAGCCGCGAGGGATTCGCCCGGCGCTTCGAACAGGCTCGCGAGCAACTGGAGTTTCTCGGCCGCCCGCTGCGCACGCTGCCGCCCGGCGAATACCGCGCTTATCTGGCGCCGGCCGCCCTGGAAGAGATCATGGGCATGCTCAGTTGGGGCGGTTTTTCCGCACGGGCGATTGCCAGCAAGCAGAGCCCGCTGCAGAAGTTCTACGCTGGCGAGGCCCACTTCAGTCCCAACGTGTGGTTGACCGAGCAGGTCAGCGGCTCCTTGAGCCCGGCGTTTTCCGACGAAGGTTATCCCCGCGACGACCTGACGCTGATTGCCAAGGGCACGGCCAACACGCGACTGGTCAACTCCCGCAGCGCCGCGGAATACGGCCTCACTGCCAATGGCGCCAGCAGCTACGAATACCCCACGGCGCTGGACATGAAGGAGGGCCACCTCGAGCAGCGGCACATTCTTGAGGAGCTCGGCACCGGCTTGTACATCAGCAACCTGTGGTACCTGAACTACTCGGACCAACCCGCGGCGCGCCTGACCGGCATGACCCGCTTCGCCACGTTCTGGGTCGAGAACGGCCAGATCCAGGCTCCGGTCAGTACCATGCGTTTCGACGACAGCGTCTACAGCCTGCTGGGCTCGCAGCTCGAAGCGCTGACCCGGGAGCGGGAACTTCTGCTTTCGGCCAGCACCTACAGCCAACGGGCCACGGCCTCGATGTTGTTGCCGGGGGCGTTGGTGAAGCGCTTGACCTTGACCCTGTAG
- the betA gene encoding choline dehydrogenase: MSQEFDYIIIGAGSAGNTLATRLTEDEGVTVLLLEAGGPDYRLDFRTQMPAALAFPLQGRRYNWAYETDPEPHMNGRRMECGRGKGLGGSSLINGMCYIRGNALDYDNWAKLPGLEDWTYLDCLPYFRKAETRDIGPNDYHGGDGPVSVTTPKAGNNPLFHAMVEAGVQAGYPRTDDLNGYQQEGFGPMDRTVTPNGRRASTARGYLDIAKKRSTLTIVTHALTDKILFEGKRAVGVRYLVGAAEERVEARARKEVLLCSGAIASPQILQRSGVGPAKLLKNLDIPVVHDLPGVGENLQDHLELYLQYACTQPVSLYPSLLWYNQPAIGAEWLFNGTGIGASNQFEAGGFIRTRPDFEWPNIQYHFLPVAINYNGSNGVKEHGFQAHMGSMRSPSRGRIQAKSKDPRQHPSILFNYMATEQDWQEFRDGIRLTREIMQQPALDAFRGREISPGIDVQTDEQLDQFIREHAETAFHPSCSCKMGTDDMAVVDGEGRVHGMEGLRVVDASIMPIITTGNLNAPTIMMAEKIADKIRGRKPLPRSTAPYYVAGDAPVRGKPVREVATAAQ, encoded by the coding sequence ATGTCCCAAGAATTCGATTACATCATCATCGGTGCCGGCTCGGCCGGTAACACCCTGGCCACCCGCCTGACCGAAGACGAAGGCGTCACCGTCCTGCTGCTCGAAGCCGGCGGCCCGGACTATCGCCTCGACTTCCGTACGCAAATGCCCGCCGCCCTGGCGTTCCCGCTGCAAGGCCGGCGCTATAACTGGGCCTATGAGACCGATCCGGAGCCGCACATGAACGGCCGGCGCATGGAGTGCGGACGCGGCAAGGGCCTGGGCGGTTCTTCGCTGATCAACGGCATGTGCTACATCCGCGGCAACGCCCTGGACTACGACAACTGGGCCAAGCTGCCGGGCCTGGAAGACTGGACCTACCTCGATTGCCTGCCGTATTTCCGCAAGGCCGAAACCCGTGACATCGGCCCGAACGACTACCACGGCGGCGACGGCCCGGTCAGCGTGACCACGCCCAAGGCCGGTAACAACCCGTTGTTCCACGCCATGGTCGAAGCCGGCGTGCAGGCCGGTTACCCGCGTACCGACGACCTCAACGGTTATCAGCAGGAAGGTTTCGGCCCGATGGACCGTACCGTCACGCCCAACGGCCGTCGCGCCAGTACCGCCCGTGGTTACCTGGACATCGCCAAGAAGCGTTCGACACTGACCATCGTTACCCATGCCCTGACCGACAAGATCCTGTTCGAAGGCAAGCGTGCGGTCGGCGTGCGCTACCTGGTGGGCGCCGCTGAAGAGCGCGTCGAAGCTCGGGCACGCAAGGAAGTGCTGCTGTGCTCCGGCGCCATTGCCTCGCCGCAGATCCTCCAGCGCTCCGGCGTTGGCCCGGCCAAGCTGCTGAAGAATCTCGACATCCCGGTGGTCCATGACCTGCCGGGCGTCGGCGAAAACCTGCAGGATCACCTGGAGTTGTACCTGCAATACGCTTGCACCCAACCGGTCTCGCTGTACCCGTCGTTGCTCTGGTACAACCAGCCGGCCATCGGTGCCGAGTGGCTGTTCAACGGCACCGGCATCGGCGCCAGCAACCAGTTCGAAGCCGGTGGTTTCATCCGTACTCGTCCGGATTTCGAATGGCCGAACATCCAGTACCACTTCCTGCCGGTGGCGATTAACTACAACGGCAGCAACGGCGTGAAGGAACATGGTTTCCAGGCGCACATGGGCTCCATGCGCTCGCCGAGCCGTGGTCGGATCCAGGCCAAGTCCAAGGACCCGCGCCAGCACCCGAGCATCCTGTTCAACTACATGGCCACCGAGCAGGACTGGCAGGAATTTCGCGACGGCATCCGCCTGACCCGCGAGATCATGCAACAACCGGCGCTCGACGCCTTCCGTGGTCGCGAGATCAGTCCGGGCATCGACGTGCAGACGGACGAGCAGTTGGACCAGTTCATCCGCGAGCACGCCGAAACCGCGTTCCATCCGTCCTGCTCGTGCAAGATGGGCACCGACGACATGGCCGTGGTAGACGGCGAAGGCCGCGTGCATGGCATGGAAGGGTTGCGCGTGGTCGACGCCTCGATCATGCCGATCATCACCACCGGCAACCTCAATGCGCCGACGATCATGATGGCCGAGAAAATCGCCGACAAGATCCGTGGTCGCAAGCCGCTGCCGCGCTCGACCGCACCGTACTATGTGGCCGGCGATGCGCCGGTGCGCGGCAAGCCGGTGCGTGAAGTGGCGACGGCTGCACAGTAA
- the betB gene encoding betaine-aldehyde dehydrogenase, whose amino-acid sequence MARFELQKLYIDGTYSDASGDATFEAINPANGEVLALVQRATFEDVERAVASAEKGQKVWAAMTAMQRSRILRRAVDILRERNDELAALETLDTGKSFSETKYVDIVTGADVLEYYAGLVPAIEGEQVPLRTTSFIYTRREPLGVVAGIGAWNYPIQIALWKSAPALAAGNAMIFKPSEVTSLTTLKLAEIYTEAGVPAGVFNVLTGSGREVGTWLTEHPRIEKISFTGGTDTGKKVMASASSSSLKDVTMELGGKSPLIIFDDADLDRAADTAMMANFYSSGQVCTNGTRVFVPSHLKAAFEAKIVERVARIRVGNPEDENTNFGPLVSFAHMESVLGYIEKGKAEGARLLCGGGRLTEGEFAKGAFVAPTVFTDCTDDMTIVREEIFGPVMSILTYETEEEVIRRANDTDFGLAAGVVTRDLNRAHRVIHQLEAGICWINAWGESAAEMPVGGYKQSGVGRENGISSLNNFTRIKSVQVEMGDYTSVF is encoded by the coding sequence ATGGCCCGTTTCGAACTGCAAAAACTCTACATCGATGGCACGTACAGCGATGCCAGCGGCGACGCCACCTTCGAAGCCATCAACCCGGCCAACGGTGAAGTGCTCGCCTTGGTGCAGCGCGCAACGTTCGAGGACGTCGAGCGTGCCGTGGCCAGCGCCGAAAAAGGCCAGAAAGTCTGGGCCGCCATGACCGCCATGCAACGCTCGCGCATCCTGCGCCGCGCCGTGGACATCCTGCGCGAGCGCAACGATGAGCTGGCCGCCCTGGAAACCCTGGACACCGGCAAATCGTTCTCCGAAACCAAATACGTCGACATCGTCACCGGCGCCGACGTGCTGGAATACTATGCCGGCCTCGTGCCCGCCATCGAAGGCGAGCAGGTTCCGCTACGCACCACTTCCTTCATCTACACCCGTCGCGAGCCCCTGGGCGTGGTCGCCGGTATCGGCGCGTGGAACTACCCGATCCAGATCGCCCTGTGGAAATCCGCCCCGGCCCTGGCCGCCGGTAACGCGATGATCTTCAAGCCAAGCGAAGTCACCTCGCTGACCACCTTGAAACTGGCCGAGATCTACACCGAGGCCGGCGTTCCAGCGGGCGTGTTCAACGTGCTGACCGGCAGCGGTCGCGAAGTCGGCACCTGGCTGACCGAGCACCCGCGCATCGAGAAAATCTCCTTCACCGGCGGCACCGACACCGGCAAGAAAGTCATGGCCAGCGCCTCGAGCTCGTCGCTCAAGGACGTGACCATGGAACTGGGCGGCAAGTCGCCGCTGATCATCTTCGACGACGCTGACCTGGACCGCGCCGCCGACACCGCGATGATGGCCAACTTCTACAGCTCCGGCCAGGTCTGCACCAACGGCACCCGCGTGTTCGTGCCGAGCCATCTCAAAGCGGCGTTCGAAGCCAAGATTGTCGAGCGCGTGGCGCGCATCCGCGTCGGTAACCCTGAAGACGAAAACACTAACTTCGGCCCGCTGGTGAGCTTCGCCCACATGGAAAGCGTGCTGGGCTACATCGAGAAAGGCAAAGCCGAAGGCGCGCGCTTGCTGTGCGGCGGCGGTCGCCTGACGGAAGGCGAATTCGCCAAGGGCGCGTTCGTCGCCCCGACCGTGTTCACCGACTGCACCGATGACATGACCATCGTGCGTGAAGAAATTTTCGGCCCGGTGATGAGCATCCTCACCTATGAAACCGAAGAAGAAGTGATCCGCCGCGCCAACGACACCGACTTCGGCCTGGCGGCTGGCGTCGTCACCCGCGACCTCAACCGCGCCCACCGCGTGATTCACCAGCTCGAAGCCGGCATCTGCTGGATCAACGCCTGGGGCGAATCGGCGGCGGAAATGCCGGTCGGTGGCTACAAGCAATCGGGCGTGGGCCGGGAGAACGGGATCAGCTCGCTGAACAACTTCACCCGTATCAAGTCGGTGCAGGTCGAGATGGGCGACTACACGTCGGTGTTCTAA